The following proteins are co-located in the Microcystis wesenbergii NRERC-220 genome:
- the ctpC gene encoding carboxyl-terminal processing protease CtpC: MVINKRGLVLGATAVVLSTVAVTGAGFRLSQSQAFFQESPKETVDEVWQIINRTYLDGTFNQSDWNAIRNQYLNRSYKNQEEAYTAIREMLKTLNDPYTRFMDPKEFNNMKIDTSGELTGVGIQLTKDEKTKQLVVVSPIEDTPASKAGVLPKDVIIAIDGKSTEGMELEQAVSMIRGKVGTSVKITIQRGEEKKELTLTRAKIEIHPVRAHTENTPIGKIGYIRLNQFSAQASGDMSQAIRELETEEVKGYILDLRSNPGGLLYASIEIARMWIPDGLIVSTVDRKGVTERQRANNQALTNKPLVVLVDGGSASASEILSGALQDHDRAVIVGTKTFGKGLVQSVRSLSDGSGLAVTIAKYLTPNGRDINKDGIHPDVESELSEEERKNLQEERDRVGTFQDPQFKKGFEILEKEITEGKKTPTNTAKQ, from the coding sequence ATGGTTATCAACAAACGCGGACTTGTTCTCGGTGCTACAGCAGTGGTCCTGTCTACCGTCGCCGTCACGGGGGCGGGATTCCGTCTCTCCCAAAGTCAAGCTTTTTTTCAGGAAAGTCCCAAGGAAACCGTTGATGAGGTTTGGCAGATCATCAACCGCACTTATTTAGATGGCACTTTTAATCAATCGGACTGGAACGCCATCCGCAATCAGTATTTAAATCGTTCCTACAAAAATCAAGAGGAAGCATACACCGCTATCCGCGAGATGTTGAAAACTCTCAATGATCCCTATACCCGTTTTATGGATCCCAAAGAGTTTAACAATATGAAGATCGATACATCGGGAGAATTGACCGGGGTAGGGATTCAACTGACCAAAGACGAGAAAACCAAGCAGTTAGTCGTGGTTTCACCCATTGAAGATACTCCCGCTTCTAAAGCTGGTGTGCTGCCTAAAGATGTGATTATCGCTATCGATGGTAAATCTACCGAAGGCATGGAACTAGAGCAAGCGGTGAGCATGATCCGCGGCAAAGTGGGGACAAGCGTTAAGATCACGATTCAACGGGGTGAGGAGAAGAAAGAATTAACTCTTACCCGGGCCAAAATTGAAATTCACCCAGTGCGCGCCCACACGGAAAACACCCCGATCGGTAAAATCGGTTATATCCGTCTTAATCAATTTAGCGCCCAAGCTAGTGGCGATATGAGTCAAGCGATTCGCGAATTGGAAACCGAAGAGGTGAAGGGTTATATTCTCGATCTGCGTTCTAACCCTGGCGGTTTACTCTACGCCAGCATCGAAATCGCTCGGATGTGGATACCCGATGGTTTGATTGTCTCTACGGTTGATCGCAAAGGGGTGACGGAACGTCAACGGGCTAATAATCAAGCTTTGACTAATAAACCCCTAGTTGTCCTCGTCGATGGTGGTTCCGCCAGTGCTAGTGAAATTCTCTCCGGGGCTTTACAGGATCATGATCGGGCGGTTATTGTCGGTACGAAAACCTTTGGTAAGGGATTAGTGCAATCGGTACGCAGTCTTAGCGACGGTTCGGGATTAGCGGTGACAATTGCCAAGTATCTCACCCCCAACGGACGGGACATCAATAAAGATGGTATTCATCCTGATGTGGAGTCGGAACTGAGCGAGGAAGAACGCAAAAATCTTCAAGAGGAAAGGGATCGGGTGGGAACCTTCCAGGATCCTCAATTCAAGAAGGGTTTTGAAATCTTGGAAAAAGAAATCACTGAAGGCAAGAAAACACCCACCAATACCGCTAAACAATAG
- the trmFO gene encoding FADH(2)-oxidizing methylenetetrahydrofolate--tRNA-(uracil(54)-C(5))-methyltransferase TrmFO has translation MIDRPIHVIGGGLAGTEAAWQIAQAGIPVILYEMRPIRSSPAHHSQFLAELVCSNSFGAMAVDRATGLLHEELRRLNSLVIAQADQHSVPAGGALAVDRGVFSRNLTEILANHPLVTLKRQEITEIPRDGIVVLTTGPLTSAALAADLQNFAGLDYLSFFDAASPIILGESIDRSIAFLASRYDKGEAAYLNCPMDREQYLHFWQELKQAEQAELKDFERENAKFFEACLPIEELACRGEDTMRFGPLKPVGLADPRYPDQRPYAVIQLRMEDKAGQLWNMVGFQTNLKWGEQTRVFRLIPGLEKAEFVRMGVMHKNTFINSPQLLSSSLQFKSRPTLLAAGQLIGTEGYTAAAAGGWLAGTNAARLALGLETVTLPTTTMMGSLFEFISSAEPKHFQPMPPNFGILPNFTRKIRNKRERYGQYADRSLQDLEAWMNQLKTPCLV, from the coding sequence ATGATCGATCGCCCTATTCATGTAATTGGTGGAGGATTAGCGGGGACTGAGGCGGCGTGGCAGATAGCCCAAGCAGGTATTCCCGTGATCCTGTACGAAATGCGCCCAATTCGCTCTAGTCCCGCCCACCATAGCCAATTTTTAGCCGAATTAGTCTGTAGTAACTCCTTTGGTGCCATGGCGGTGGATCGCGCCACCGGGTTACTCCATGAAGAATTACGACGCTTAAATTCTCTAGTTATTGCTCAGGCCGATCAGCACAGTGTCCCCGCAGGAGGGGCTTTAGCGGTCGATCGAGGGGTATTTAGTCGAAATTTGACGGAAATCTTGGCTAACCACCCTCTAGTCACCTTAAAACGTCAGGAGATCACGGAAATTCCCCGGGATGGTATCGTCGTTTTAACCACTGGACCGTTAACCAGTGCTGCTTTAGCCGCAGATCTGCAAAATTTTGCCGGCCTGGACTATCTGAGCTTTTTTGATGCCGCTAGTCCGATTATTCTAGGGGAATCTATTGATCGATCGATCGCTTTTCTGGCCTCCCGTTACGATAAAGGTGAGGCCGCCTATCTCAATTGTCCTATGGATCGGGAACAATACCTGCATTTCTGGCAAGAGTTAAAACAGGCAGAACAAGCAGAATTAAAGGATTTTGAGCGAGAAAATGCCAAATTTTTTGAGGCTTGTCTGCCAATCGAAGAATTAGCCTGTCGGGGAGAGGATACCATGCGTTTTGGTCCCCTGAAACCGGTGGGATTAGCGGATCCCAGATATCCGGATCAACGTCCCTACGCAGTTATACAGTTGCGAATGGAAGATAAAGCGGGGCAATTGTGGAATATGGTGGGATTTCAAACTAATTTAAAATGGGGTGAACAAACACGGGTTTTCCGTCTGATTCCGGGGTTAGAAAAGGCCGAATTTGTCCGCATGGGGGTGATGCACAAAAACACCTTTATCAATTCTCCCCAGTTATTATCCTCCAGTCTCCAGTTTAAATCGCGACCGACGCTGTTAGCGGCAGGACAGTTAATCGGCACGGAAGGCTATACGGCTGCGGCTGCTGGGGGATGGTTAGCGGGAACTAATGCCGCTCGTTTAGCTTTAGGATTAGAAACGGTGACATTGCCAACCACAACAATGATGGGGTCATTATTTGAGTTTATCAGCAGTGCCGAACCGAAACATTTTCAACCGATGCCGCCAAATTTTGGCATTTTGCCGAATTTTACCAGAAAAATCCGCAATAAACGGGAACGTTACGGTCAATATGCCGATCGCTCTTTGCAGGATTTAGAAGCATGGATGAATCAGTTAAAAACTCCCTGTCTCGTCTAA
- a CDS encoding aromatic ring-hydroxylating oxygenase subunit alpha: MTSLLRDFWYVATPANKLKPGQLMAKKMLGEPIVVGRRQDGEVFALRDICPHRGIPLHHGWIEGDGVFCCYHGWKFNTSDGVCSEIPSLTEHDRLDVSRICVTSYPCREIQGHIWVFIPADSKREINQENLPPVPTISDFGKLTPKVAETITFDCNIDHAVVGLMDPAHGPYVHTSWWWRSGPRQFRVKEKQYEPVPLGFRLAPYDMPVSAKPYKILGSKVSIEIVFELPSVRTEILRGDRHLACAFTAITPIDENHCEVHQSLYYTIPWLAFLTPLLRYLTRQFLTQDRDVVIKQQEGLSYHPALMLIDDADTQAKWYYRLKQEYEKCQAEKRDFVNPIKAQILRWRS, from the coding sequence ATGACTAGCTTACTGCGCGACTTTTGGTATGTGGCCACACCGGCAAATAAACTTAAACCCGGTCAGCTAATGGCCAAAAAAATGCTAGGTGAACCGATTGTTGTCGGTAGGAGACAGGATGGAGAAGTGTTCGCATTGCGGGATATTTGCCCCCATCGTGGGATTCCGCTGCACCATGGCTGGATTGAAGGGGATGGGGTGTTCTGTTGCTATCACGGCTGGAAATTTAACACTAGCGATGGCGTTTGTTCTGAGATCCCCTCATTAACTGAACACGATCGCCTTGATGTTAGCAGAATTTGTGTCACCAGTTATCCCTGTCGTGAAATACAAGGTCATATTTGGGTGTTTATTCCGGCAGACTCAAAAAGAGAAATTAATCAAGAAAATCTGCCTCCTGTGCCGACTATTAGCGATTTTGGCAAACTTACCCCCAAAGTAGCCGAAACTATCACTTTTGACTGCAATATTGACCATGCAGTGGTGGGATTGATGGATCCAGCCCACGGTCCCTACGTTCATACTTCTTGGTGGTGGCGCAGCGGTCCGCGCCAATTTCGGGTCAAGGAAAAACAATACGAACCTGTTCCCCTGGGTTTTCGTCTTGCCCCCTATGATATGCCCGTCAGTGCGAAACCCTATAAAATTTTGGGTAGTAAAGTATCGATTGAAATTGTTTTTGAATTGCCCTCGGTGCGTACAGAAATACTACGAGGTGATCGGCATTTAGCCTGTGCTTTTACGGCAATTACTCCCATCGATGAAAATCACTGCGAAGTCCATCAAAGTTTATACTATACGATTCCTTGGTTGGCATTTTTAACCCCTCTTTTGCGTTATTTAACCCGACAATTCCTCACACAGGATCGCGATGTGGTGATTAAACAACAGGAAGGACTTAGTTATCATCCAGCTTTGATGTTAATTGATGATGCCGATACCCAGGCCAAATGGTATTATCGCCTTAAGCAAGAATACGAGAAATGTCAAGCAGAAAAACGGGATTTTGTCAACCCCATTAAAGCACAGATTTTACGGTGGCGTAGTTAG
- the ftsZ gene encoding cell division protein FtsZ, which yields MTSINEIVPTYPNLNSNDYASSAMSEDNHYYQNNTGVSFSRPHESQMTPREESRSNRIVPSNVAKIKVIGVGGGGCNAVNRMIASGVTGIEFWAINTDAQALAHSSAPQRLQIGTKLTRGLGAGGNPAIGQKAAEESRDEIAQALEGTDLVFITAGMGGGTGTGAAPIVAEIAKEIGCLTVGVVTRPFTFEGRRRTNQADEGVGGLQSRVDTLIIIPNNQLLQVIPADTPLQEAFRVADDVLRQGVQGISDIITIPGLVNVDFADVRAVMADAGSALMGIGIGSGKSRAKEGAIAAISSPLLESSIEGAKGVVFNITGGQDLTLHEVNAAAEIIYEVVDPNANIIFGAVIDEKMQGEVRITVIATGFSGDSPSRPTANKVVINTPAPSPAPTPEPPKQAGLDIPEFLQRRRPFDR from the coding sequence ATGACATCGATTAATGAAATCGTTCCCACCTACCCCAATCTGAACAGTAACGATTATGCCAGTTCAGCTATGAGCGAAGATAATCATTACTATCAGAATAATACTGGAGTATCATTTTCTCGCCCCCATGAATCACAGATGACACCCCGAGAAGAAAGTCGTAGTAATCGCATCGTACCGAGCAATGTCGCCAAGATCAAGGTGATCGGGGTCGGCGGTGGGGGCTGTAACGCCGTTAACCGCATGATCGCCAGTGGCGTGACCGGAATCGAATTTTGGGCAATTAACACCGACGCCCAGGCCCTGGCCCACTCCTCCGCCCCCCAGAGGTTACAAATCGGGACAAAATTAACCCGCGGCCTAGGGGCGGGCGGCAATCCGGCGATCGGACAGAAAGCGGCGGAAGAATCTCGGGATGAAATCGCCCAAGCATTGGAAGGAACCGATCTAGTCTTTATTACCGCCGGCATGGGCGGCGGCACGGGAACGGGGGCCGCTCCAATTGTGGCCGAAATTGCCAAAGAAATCGGCTGTTTGACCGTGGGAGTTGTAACTCGTCCCTTTACCTTCGAGGGTCGTCGTCGCACTAATCAGGCCGATGAAGGGGTGGGTGGTTTACAAAGTCGGGTCGATACCCTGATTATTATCCCCAATAACCAGTTATTACAGGTAATACCCGCCGACACTCCCCTACAGGAGGCTTTTCGCGTCGCTGATGATGTGCTGCGGCAAGGGGTACAGGGGATCTCGGATATTATCACTATCCCCGGTCTGGTAAATGTGGATTTCGCCGATGTGCGGGCAGTGATGGCCGATGCGGGTTCGGCCCTAATGGGCATCGGCATCGGTTCCGGAAAATCTCGGGCTAAGGAAGGGGCGATCGCTGCTATTTCCTCGCCGTTACTGGAATCCTCGATCGAAGGGGCGAAAGGTGTGGTCTTTAATATCACCGGCGGTCAAGATCTAACCCTACACGAAGTCAATGCCGCCGCCGAAATTATCTATGAAGTGGTGGATCCCAACGCTAATATCATCTTCGGGGCAGTAATTGACGAGAAAATGCAGGGAGAAGTCAGAATTACCGTCATTGCCACCGGTTTTTCCGGCGATTCCCCCTCTCGTCCCACTGCTAACAAGGTGGTGATTAATACCCCCGCACCGAGTCCAGCACCCACTCCCGAACCACCAAAACAGGCGGGGTTAGATATCCCCGAATTCTTGCAACGTCGTCGTCCTTTTGATCGCTAA
- the mutS gene encoding DNA mismatch repair protein MutS — translation MTLPSDFPLEPPATNKDPHRDYRGLDRGKLTPMYQHYVEVKETYPNALLLYRVGDFFECFFQDAVIISRELELVLTSKEGGKGIGRVAMTGVPHHALERYSRLLVEKGYAVAICDQVEDSTEAAAEKRLVERAITKLLTPGTLTDEGMLNAKKNNFLAAVVITGENWGLAYSDISTGEFYTTQASDLTALSLELSRLQPSEILFPINAPDLNRILRPGEKSDHLPPCLPDSFCYSLRPQTIFTLTEAKNRLLITYKMRSLEGMGCEHLPLAIRAAGGLLEYIEDTQKANQVPLQPLKTYSISEFLILDGQTRRNLEITQTVRDGSFYGSLLWAIDRTCTAMGSRALRRWLLQPLLDSRGIRARQDTIQELKDNPALRQDIRQKLREIYDIERLSGRVGAGTANARDLLSLAASLVKLADLAALVASGNSPYLKALQQIPADLEKLGQQVIAHLVESPPLHLKEGGVIREGIDAQLDALRRDYQEVIDWFKNLETTEKERTGISNLKVNYNKTFGYYISLPRSKADFAPKEYVRKQTLVNEERYITTELKEKENIILTAVDELNNLEYEIFSDLRRQVAEFSPEIREVATKVAALDVLAALAEIAVYQGYCRPEIADGRLIDIKDGRHPVVEQSLGAGFFVPNSINLGNQEGLEYPDLIILTGPNASGKSCYLRQVGLIQLLAQTGSFVPAKSAKISICDRIFTRVGAVDDLATGQSTFMVEMNETANILNHATDRSLVLLDEIGRGTATFDGLSIAWSVAEYLATVLQSRTIFATHYHELNELASILENVANYQVTVKELPHEIVFLHQVRPGGADKSYGIEAGRLAGLPASVIDRAMQVMGQIEKHSKIAIGLRQGIKKIKPVKSDNSPSLQQLDIFDDSK, via the coding sequence ATGACTCTCCCCTCGGATTTTCCCCTAGAACCACCGGCTACCAATAAGGATCCCCATCGTGATTATCGCGGACTCGATCGCGGTAAACTCACCCCCATGTACCAGCATTATGTGGAGGTAAAAGAAACCTATCCCAATGCTCTTTTACTCTATCGTGTGGGCGATTTTTTCGAGTGCTTCTTTCAGGATGCGGTGATTATCTCCAGAGAATTAGAATTAGTTCTCACCAGCAAGGAAGGGGGTAAAGGTATTGGGAGAGTCGCCATGACCGGGGTTCCCCACCACGCCCTAGAGCGCTATAGTCGTTTATTGGTGGAAAAAGGCTATGCGGTGGCGATTTGTGACCAGGTAGAGGATTCAACGGAAGCAGCCGCCGAAAAACGGCTCGTAGAACGCGCTATCACCAAACTTCTCACCCCCGGAACCCTCACCGATGAGGGAATGTTAAACGCAAAAAAGAATAATTTTCTGGCCGCAGTGGTGATTACCGGAGAAAATTGGGGATTAGCATATTCAGATATCTCCACTGGAGAATTCTACACCACCCAAGCCAGCGATTTAACGGCTTTAAGCCTAGAATTAAGCCGTTTACAGCCCTCGGAAATCCTTTTCCCCATCAATGCCCCCGATTTAAACCGTATTTTGCGCCCCGGGGAAAAATCTGACCATCTCCCCCCCTGTTTACCCGATAGTTTTTGTTATTCTCTCCGTCCCCAAACTATCTTTACTCTCACAGAGGCGAAAAATCGTCTCTTAATCACCTATAAAATGCGTTCCCTAGAGGGGATGGGCTGCGAACATTTACCCCTCGCTATTCGCGCAGCCGGAGGCCTCTTAGAATACATTGAAGATACCCAAAAAGCCAATCAAGTCCCCCTACAACCTTTAAAAACCTACTCTATCTCCGAATTTTTGATTTTAGATGGGCAAACCCGTCGTAACCTTGAAATTACCCAAACGGTGCGCGATGGTAGCTTCTATGGTTCTCTATTATGGGCGATCGATCGCACTTGTACAGCCATGGGTAGTCGCGCTTTACGTCGTTGGTTACTGCAACCCCTCTTAGATTCTCGCGGTATTCGCGCCCGTCAAGATACTATCCAAGAGTTAAAGGATAATCCCGCCCTGCGCCAAGATATTCGGCAAAAATTAAGGGAAATATACGATATAGAACGTTTAAGCGGTCGTGTTGGCGCAGGAACGGCTAACGCCCGCGATTTACTTTCCCTAGCGGCATCTTTAGTCAAATTAGCCGATTTAGCGGCTTTGGTTGCTTCGGGAAATTCGCCCTATTTGAAAGCTTTACAGCAAATTCCCGCCGATTTAGAAAAATTAGGCCAGCAGGTGATAGCGCATCTGGTGGAATCTCCTCCGCTGCATCTGAAGGAAGGGGGGGTGATTCGCGAGGGAATTGATGCCCAATTGGATGCCCTGCGGCGCGACTATCAGGAAGTAATCGATTGGTTTAAGAATCTGGAGACGACAGAGAAAGAAAGAACGGGTATTAGTAATCTTAAGGTTAATTATAACAAAACTTTCGGTTATTATATCAGTTTACCCCGCAGTAAAGCCGATTTCGCCCCAAAAGAGTATGTGCGTAAGCAAACTTTAGTCAATGAGGAACGTTATATCACCACCGAGTTAAAGGAGAAAGAAAATATAATTCTGACGGCAGTAGATGAATTAAATAATCTAGAATACGAGATTTTTAGCGATTTACGCCGTCAAGTGGCCGAATTTTCCCCAGAAATCCGGGAAGTGGCCACAAAAGTCGCCGCTTTGGATGTGTTGGCAGCATTGGCAGAAATCGCCGTTTATCAGGGATATTGTCGCCCAGAAATCGCCGATGGTCGTCTTATCGATATTAAGGATGGTCGTCATCCCGTGGTGGAACAATCCCTTGGGGCTGGCTTTTTTGTGCCGAATTCGATTAATTTGGGCAATCAGGAAGGTTTAGAATACCCCGACTTGATTATTCTCACCGGTCCCAATGCTAGTGGCAAAAGTTGTTATCTGCGACAGGTGGGATTAATTCAATTGTTGGCCCAAACCGGCAGTTTTGTCCCGGCAAAGTCGGCCAAAATCTCTATCTGCGATCGCATTTTCACCCGGGTGGGGGCTGTGGATGACCTCGCTACTGGCCAATCCACCTTTATGGTGGAAATGAACGAAACCGCCAATATTCTCAATCACGCCACGGACAGATCATTAGTATTATTAGACGAAATTGGCCGGGGGACAGCCACCTTTGACGGTTTATCCATAGCTTGGTCTGTGGCGGAGTATTTAGCCACGGTACTGCAATCGCGGACGATTTTCGCCACTCACTACCACGAATTGAATGAATTAGCCTCAATTTTAGAGAATGTAGCTAATTATCAGGTAACAGTCAAAGAATTACCCCATGAGATAGTATTTTTGCACCAAGTACGACCGGGAGGTGCGGATAAGTCCTACGGTATCGAAGCGGGGAGATTAGCCGGTTTACCAGCTTCTGTGATCGATCGTGCCATGCAGGTGATGGGTCAAATCGAAAAACATAGTAAAATTGCGATCGGTTTGCGTCAAGGAATTAAGAAAATTAAACCGGTTAAGTCGGATAATTCCCCCTCTCTGCAGCAGCTAGATATTTTTGATGACAGTAAGTAG
- a CDS encoding PIN/TRAM domain-containing protein yields the protein MLDAVIILLFVFAIASIGYSGVDLLPVAVQSQISNIEALRWLSAGFASIIGLALGLVAQTTYRRLETQVRQTPIEVILTRSVGLVIGLLIANLILAPIFFLPIPREFSFIKPIIAILGSIMFSYLGVSLADTHGRTFLRLINPNSMESILVAEGTLQAAATKVVDTSCIIDGRIEQLLDTGFIEGQILIPQFILQELQQLADGSNDQKRVRGRRGLDILNRMQQEFPDRIIIHPADYEDISTVDAKLVHLAQEINATLLTNDYNLSKVANLQKVTILNVNDLAQAVRPIYLPGDTLDLKILKAGKEPTQGIGYLEDGTMVVVEEGKDYLGGELRVVVTSALQTSAGRMIFAKPQNSLIA from the coding sequence ATGCTTGATGCAGTCATAATTTTACTATTCGTCTTCGCTATTGCCAGTATTGGTTATAGTGGTGTGGACTTGCTGCCGGTTGCTGTCCAGTCGCAAATCAGCAATATTGAAGCTTTACGCTGGTTATCGGCGGGTTTTGCCTCAATTATTGGTTTAGCTCTTGGTTTAGTTGCCCAAACTACCTATCGTCGTCTAGAAACCCAAGTACGACAAACTCCGATCGAAGTTATTTTAACCCGTTCGGTCGGTCTAGTTATCGGTTTGTTAATTGCTAATCTGATCCTAGCCCCGATTTTCTTCCTACCGATTCCCAGAGAATTCTCGTTTATCAAGCCGATAATCGCTATTTTAGGCAGTATTATGTTTTCCTATCTGGGGGTTAGTTTAGCTGATACCCACGGGCGCACTTTTTTGCGTCTGATTAACCCCAATAGTATGGAATCAATTTTAGTGGCAGAAGGGACCCTGCAAGCTGCCGCCACCAAAGTTGTGGACACCAGTTGTATTATCGATGGTCGTATCGAACAATTGTTAGACACAGGATTTATCGAAGGACAGATACTCATTCCCCAATTTATCCTTCAGGAATTGCAACAGTTAGCGGATGGCAGTAACGACCAAAAACGAGTCAGAGGAAGACGCGGATTAGACATCTTAAACCGGATGCAGCAAGAATTCCCTGATCGCATTATCATTCATCCCGCCGATTATGAGGATATTAGCACCGTAGATGCTAAATTGGTCCATCTTGCCCAAGAAATTAACGCCACCTTGCTCACTAACGATTATAATCTCAGTAAAGTGGCCAATCTGCAAAAAGTCACCATCTTGAATGTCAACGATCTCGCCCAAGCAGTACGCCCGATCTACTTGCCCGGGGATACTTTGGATCTGAAAATTCTCAAAGCAGGAAAAGAACCCACCCAAGGCATCGGTTATCTAGAAGATGGCACGATGGTGGTGGTAGAGGAAGGAAAAGATTATCTAGGGGGAGAATTGCGGGTAGTGGTGACATCTGCACTGCAAACCTCGGCCGGACGGATGATTTTTGCTAAACCCCAAAATTCCCTGATTGCTTAA
- a CDS encoding DUF1825 family protein: protein MGFFDSEVVQQEARQLFEDYQSLIQLGSEYGKFDREGKKIFIDRMEELMERYKIFMKRFELSEDFSAQMTVEQLKTQLGQFGMTPQMMFDQMQQTLERMKAEIR from the coding sequence ATGGGATTCTTTGACTCAGAAGTGGTTCAACAGGAAGCTAGACAGCTATTTGAAGATTATCAGTCTCTCATACAACTAGGGAGCGAGTACGGGAAATTCGATCGAGAGGGTAAAAAAATCTTTATCGATAGGATGGAGGAGTTAATGGAACGCTACAAGATATTTATGAAGCGTTTTGAATTATCTGAGGATTTTTCCGCCCAAATGACCGTAGAACAGCTAAAAACCCAACTAGGTCAATTTGGTATGACTCCCCAAATGATGTTCGACCAAATGCAGCAAACCCTTGAGCGGATGAAGGCAGAAATTCGCTAA
- a CDS encoding cell division protein FtsQ/DivIB, which translates to MSDQILSSLSLEQKRQNLRHQRRSKVWQALGRFLVVSGLAAGLAWGMTSPYWTITKAGQVEIEGTELMSPESIRAWLKLSYPLSLWELPTHQLREKLAAIPAIADVKIERQLLPPKVIVSIQERKPVARWHSHQQQGFLDASGTIIPQNYYGRTLPKTQLPSLEVLGYDRQHQQQWQKIYPLIDNLSIKVTAIDWRNPSNLVLKTELGQVYLGFYKDRLPEKLTALVQSRPLSSKIPLARILYIDLSNPDAPTVQLKPQLAPIVAKVTATRRD; encoded by the coding sequence ATGAGTGATCAAATCCTTTCTTCCCTCTCCCTGGAACAAAAACGACAAAACCTGCGCCACCAAAGGCGATCGAAGGTGTGGCAAGCCCTGGGTCGGTTTCTGGTGGTTAGTGGTTTAGCGGCGGGATTAGCTTGGGGGATGACTTCGCCCTATTGGACAATTACCAAGGCCGGACAGGTGGAAATCGAAGGCACGGAATTAATGTCGCCCGAGTCGATTCGTGCTTGGCTGAAATTAAGCTATCCTCTGTCTCTCTGGGAATTACCTACCCATCAATTGCGAGAAAAATTAGCGGCTATTCCCGCTATTGCCGACGTTAAGATCGAGCGGCAATTATTGCCCCCGAAAGTGATTGTTTCTATTCAAGAAAGAAAACCTGTTGCCCGTTGGCATTCCCATCAACAGCAAGGCTTTTTAGATGCCTCGGGAACGATAATTCCTCAAAATTATTATGGTCGAACTCTGCCCAAAACCCAATTACCTAGCCTAGAAGTGCTTGGTTACGACCGACAACATCAACAACAGTGGCAAAAAATTTATCCCTTAATTGATAACTTATCGATTAAAGTTACCGCCATCGATTGGCGCAATCCTAGTAATCTTGTACTAAAAACTGAGCTAGGACAGGTCTATTTAGGTTTTTATAAAGATAGATTGCCCGAAAAATTAACCGCTCTCGTACAATCGCGGCCATTGTCATCCAAGATACCTCTAGCGCGAATTCTCTACATTGACCTGAGCAATCCCGATGCTCCCACTGTACAATTAAAACCGCAGTTAGCCCCCATCGTTGCCAAAGTAACGGCAACTCGTCGGGATTAA
- a CDS encoding 2TM domain-containing protein — MPNPDFFPPQSYSQEDVQEILYLAISRQGDKGEITRQQLLEIADDLAIEVKDLEAAEKDWQESKMVSYKRQEFDRFRREELKHKTVRYLIINSFFIIINLISAGTISWAIYIFLLMGLPLSLSAWKTFQNQGIAYEEAFKRWKIKEEMKESFTNLWTQIKKFLQF, encoded by the coding sequence ATGCCAAACCCCGATTTTTTCCCTCCCCAATCCTACAGTCAAGAGGATGTGCAGGAAATTCTCTATTTGGCTATCTCCCGTCAAGGGGATAAGGGAGAAATTACCCGTCAACAGTTGTTAGAAATTGCCGACGATTTAGCTATTGAAGTTAAAGACTTAGAAGCGGCAGAAAAGGACTGGCAAGAGTCAAAAATGGTCAGTTATAAACGGCAAGAATTCGATCGCTTTCGTCGCGAGGAGCTAAAACATAAAACCGTTCGCTATCTGATTATTAATAGTTTTTTTATTATCATTAATTTAATTAGTGCGGGAACAATTTCTTGGGCAATTTATATCTTTTTGCTGATGGGTTTACCTCTTTCTCTTTCCGCTTGGAAAACTTTTCAAAATCAAGGGATTGCCTACGAAGAGGCATTTAAACGCTGGAAAATTAAGGAGGAAATGAAAGAGTCTTTTACCAATCTTTGGACACAAATTAAAAAGTTTTTACAGTTTTAA